A single genomic interval of Lysobacter avium harbors:
- a CDS encoding alkaline phosphatase family protein, whose amino-acid sequence MHPFKFAARSALTTFFALALLACTSLPHGDPNAAATTPPPQVLLVSLDGFRPDYLELGMTPNLERISEHGVQAEWMTPSYPSLTFPNHFTIVTGKRPDHHGIVHNSMRDPELGKFSLGNREAVSDGRWWEGEPIWVTVEKAGLRAGTMFWPGSEAAIGGIQASHWKPFDGKMPMADRVDAVLAWLAEPEATRPRFSTLYFEAVDSAAHANGPDSEEAHAAIRDIDAAMGRLLDGIDALGLARELNVVVVSDHGMATVPPYQFVVIEDMVDPADAEFVTAGQSVGFLPRPGRHAAAESQLLGAHDHYDCWRKGELPERWHYGTHPRVPPIICQMHEGYDALRRAWLETRSKTDDRGSHGFDPALPSMRAIFLARGPAFRENARVPAFDNIDVYPLLMSILDVEPAANDGGDGAMESLKPGARRSAGAP is encoded by the coding sequence ATGCATCCATTCAAATTCGCGGCCCGGTCCGCACTCACGACGTTCTTCGCGCTGGCCCTGCTGGCCTGTACTTCACTCCCCCACGGCGACCCCAATGCCGCCGCGACGACGCCGCCGCCGCAGGTCTTGCTGGTGTCACTGGACGGCTTCCGGCCGGACTATCTGGAGCTGGGCATGACGCCGAACCTGGAACGCATCAGCGAGCACGGCGTGCAGGCGGAATGGATGACACCGTCCTATCCCAGCCTGACTTTCCCCAACCACTTCACCATCGTTACCGGCAAGCGCCCCGACCACCACGGCATCGTCCACAACTCGATGCGCGACCCGGAGCTGGGCAAGTTCAGCCTGGGCAACCGCGAGGCCGTGTCGGACGGCCGCTGGTGGGAAGGCGAGCCGATCTGGGTGACCGTCGAGAAGGCCGGGTTGCGCGCTGGCACGATGTTCTGGCCAGGCTCGGAGGCGGCGATCGGCGGCATCCAGGCCAGCCACTGGAAGCCCTTCGACGGCAAGATGCCGATGGCAGATCGGGTAGATGCCGTGTTGGCCTGGCTGGCGGAACCCGAAGCCACCCGCCCGCGTTTCAGCACCCTCTACTTCGAGGCGGTCGACAGCGCGGCGCACGCCAACGGGCCGGATTCCGAGGAGGCGCACGCGGCGATCCGCGACATAGATGCCGCGATGGGCCGCCTGCTGGACGGGATCGATGCGCTTGGGCTGGCAAGGGAACTCAACGTGGTGGTGGTGTCCGACCACGGCATGGCCACCGTCCCTCCGTACCAGTTTGTGGTGATCGAGGACATGGTCGATCCCGCCGATGCCGAATTCGTGACCGCCGGCCAGTCCGTCGGATTCTTGCCCCGGCCCGGTCGCCACGCCGCAGCCGAGTCCCAGTTGCTCGGCGCGCACGACCACTACGACTGCTGGCGCAAGGGCGAACTGCCCGAGCGCTGGCACTACGGCACCCACCCGCGCGTGCCACCGATCATCTGCCAGATGCACGAAGGCTACGACGCCCTGCGCCGCGCCTGGCTGGAGACGCGCTCCAAAACGGATGACCGCGGCTCGCACGGCTTCGATCCCGCCCTGCCTTCGATGCGGGCGATTTTCCTCGCCCGCGGACCGGCGTTCCGCGAAAACGCCCGTGTCCCCGCGTTCGACAACATCGATGTTTATCCTCTGCTGATGTCCATACTGGACGTCGAGCCGGCAGCGAACGACGGCGGTGACGGCGCGATGGAGTCACTCAAGCCCGGCGCACGGAGGTCGGCCGGCGCACCCTGA
- a CDS encoding methylated-DNA--[protein]-cysteine S-methyltransferase, translating into MIVFTTIDSPVGPLLLAADADGLRLIEFSKPRHPVKRGAEWQEGSHPTLDATRTQLDEYFAGRRTGFDLPLSPQGTLFQRDIWAALAQIPYGQTVTYGDVASRAGHPGAVRAVGAAVGRNPVPIVVPCHRVVGTDGSMTGFSGGLPVKRQLLVLEGAVPA; encoded by the coding sequence ATGATCGTGTTCACCACCATCGACAGCCCCGTGGGGCCGCTATTGCTCGCAGCAGATGCGGACGGGCTGCGCCTGATCGAATTCAGCAAACCGCGCCATCCCGTAAAACGCGGCGCCGAATGGCAGGAGGGCTCGCACCCGACCCTGGACGCGACCCGGACGCAACTGGACGAATACTTTGCCGGTCGGCGTACGGGTTTCGACCTGCCGCTATCGCCGCAGGGAACCTTGTTCCAGCGCGATATCTGGGCGGCACTGGCGCAGATTCCGTATGGGCAGACCGTCACCTACGGCGACGTGGCGAGCCGCGCAGGACATCCGGGCGCGGTGCGTGCTGTCGGTGCTGCCGTGGGTCGCAACCCGGTGCCAATTGTGGTCCCCTGCCACCGCGTTGTAGGTACCGATGGCAGCATGACCGGCTTCTCCGGCGGACTTCCGGTCAAGCGCCAACTTCTGGTCCTGGAAGGCGCCGTGCCCGCATAA
- the rimK gene encoding 30S ribosomal protein S6--L-glutamate ligase gives MKFAILTRNAKLYSTRRLVEAARAQGHTVRTLDPLRCYMHISSGGFAMRYKSRPISGFQVVIPRIGTSVTRYGTAVLRQFELMGTLSINSSDAILRARDKLRSHQMLAAQGIGMPVTVFGDNPDDTVDLLEMLGPPPHVIKLNEGTQGAGVMLTEKLSASRGVIEALRGLYAQFLVQEFIPEADGADLRCFVVGNKVVAAMKRQAPIGDFRSNLHRGGSAQAAKATRAEQDAAIRAARVLGLGVAGVDLVRSHRGPLVLEVNASPGLEGIESVSGVDVAGEIIQYATHRYQAQKVKPRVVKNLTAK, from the coding sequence ATGAAATTTGCGATCCTCACGCGCAATGCCAAGCTGTATTCGACCCGCCGACTCGTGGAGGCGGCGCGTGCGCAGGGCCACACCGTGCGCACGCTGGATCCGCTGCGCTGCTACATGCACATCTCCAGCGGCGGCTTCGCCATGCGCTACAAGAGCCGTCCCATTTCCGGGTTCCAGGTGGTGATCCCACGTATCGGCACTTCGGTTACCCGCTACGGGACCGCAGTGCTTCGCCAGTTCGAGCTGATGGGCACCCTCAGCATCAACTCCTCGGATGCAATCCTGCGTGCGCGCGACAAACTTCGCAGTCACCAGATGCTGGCGGCGCAGGGCATCGGCATGCCGGTGACGGTGTTCGGCGACAACCCGGACGACACCGTCGACCTGTTGGAAATGCTCGGACCACCGCCGCATGTCATCAAGCTCAACGAAGGCACCCAAGGCGCCGGCGTCATGCTGACCGAGAAACTGTCGGCCTCACGCGGGGTGATCGAGGCGCTGCGCGGGCTGTATGCGCAATTCCTGGTGCAGGAGTTCATCCCCGAAGCCGACGGCGCCGACCTGCGCTGTTTCGTGGTGGGCAACAAGGTGGTGGCGGCGATGAAGCGGCAGGCGCCGATCGGGGACTTCCGCTCCAACCTGCACCGCGGTGGCAGCGCGCAGGCCGCCAAGGCCACCCGCGCGGAGCAGGACGCGGCGATCCGTGCGGCACGCGTGCTCGGACTCGGGGTCGCCGGCGTCGACCTGGTCCGGTCCCATCGCGGCCCACTGGTGCTGGAAGTGAACGCCTCGCCTGGCCTGGAAGGTATCGAGAGCGTGAGCGGCGTGGATGTGGCGGGGGAGATCATCCAGTACGCGACGCATCGTTATCAGGCGCAGAAGGTCAAACCACGCGTGGTGAAAAACTTGACCGCGAAGTGA
- a CDS encoding ATP-dependent zinc protease family protein, with the protein MTLPVVLGWREWVDLPGLGLGGIRAKVDSGARTSALHVDAQWRFFENGQPWVGFRVTPGANGTGAVEGAAVLADERDVTDSGGHRTRRAFIRTSLRLGGIEREIDINLTDRRRMLFPMLLGRTAMARAFTVDPARSFLHGRRVLVAADAPSTSLPAHHP; encoded by the coding sequence ATGACACTGCCGGTGGTGCTTGGTTGGCGTGAATGGGTTGATCTGCCTGGCCTGGGGCTGGGCGGGATCCGGGCGAAAGTGGACAGCGGCGCGCGCACCTCGGCGCTGCATGTTGATGCGCAGTGGCGATTCTTCGAGAACGGCCAGCCGTGGGTCGGCTTCCGCGTCACGCCCGGCGCCAACGGTACCGGCGCGGTGGAAGGCGCCGCCGTGCTGGCAGACGAGCGCGACGTGACCGACTCTGGCGGCCACCGCACCCGGCGTGCGTTCATCCGTACCTCGCTGCGTCTGGGGGGCATCGAGCGCGAGATCGACATCAACCTGACCGATCGCCGGCGCATGCTGTTCCCGATGCTGCTGGGACGAACCGCCATGGCCCGTGCCTTCACCGTCGATCCGGCACGGTCGTTTCTCCACGGGCGGCGGGTCCTTGTTGCAGCCGACGCTCCCAGCACCTCCCTACCGGCGCACCATCCATGA
- the hutU gene encoding urocanate hydratase — translation MSSPVTHTRTDPDRVIRSPRGSQLTCRSWLTEAAFRMLQNNLDAEVAEDPTSLVVYGGIGRAARDWESYDAIIASLKTLDDDQTLLVQSGKPVGVFRTHADAPRVLIANSNLVPHWANWEHFNELDRKGLMMYGQMTAGSWIYIGSQGIVQGTYETFVEMGRQHYGGRLKGRWILTAGLGGMGGAQPLAASLAGACSLNIECQQSRIDMRLRTRYVDEQATDLDDALARIGKYTAAGEAKSIALLGNAAVILPELVRRGVRPDAVTDQTSAHDPVHGYLPIGLTVEEWQEGQRDSPGRIRDAAMHSMRKHVEAMLEFHAQGIPTFDYGNNIRQMAFNDGCTNAFDFPGFVPAYVRPLFCKGIGPFRWVALSGDPEDIYRTDAKVKELIPDDAHLHTWLDMARDRIEFQGLPARICWVGLGLRDKLGLAFNEMVRNGELKAPVVIGRDHLDSGSVASPNRETESMRDGSDAVSDWPLLNAMLNVAGGATWVSLHHGGGVGMGYSQHSGVVIVCDGSEAADKRIAHVLWNDPATGVMRHADAGYEIARECAREKGLDLPML, via the coding sequence ATGTCCAGTCCCGTGACCCACACGCGCACCGATCCCGACCGCGTCATCCGCTCCCCGCGTGGCAGCCAACTCACGTGCAGGTCCTGGCTGACCGAGGCTGCGTTCCGGATGCTGCAGAACAATCTGGACGCGGAGGTGGCCGAGGACCCGACCAGCCTGGTGGTCTACGGCGGCATCGGCCGCGCCGCGCGCGACTGGGAGAGCTACGACGCAATCATCGCGTCGCTCAAGACGCTTGACGATGACCAGACGCTGCTGGTGCAGTCGGGCAAGCCGGTCGGTGTCTTCAGGACCCACGCGGATGCGCCGCGGGTGCTGATCGCCAACTCCAACCTGGTGCCGCACTGGGCGAACTGGGAGCACTTCAACGAGCTCGATCGCAAGGGCCTGATGATGTATGGCCAGATGACCGCGGGCAGCTGGATCTACATCGGCAGCCAGGGGATCGTGCAGGGGACCTACGAGACCTTCGTGGAAATGGGGCGCCAGCATTACGGCGGCCGCCTCAAGGGCCGCTGGATCCTGACCGCCGGGCTGGGCGGCATGGGTGGCGCCCAACCACTGGCGGCCAGTCTCGCCGGCGCGTGCAGCCTCAACATCGAATGCCAGCAGAGCCGCATCGACATGCGCCTGCGCACCCGCTACGTCGACGAGCAGGCCACCGATCTGGACGACGCCCTGGCCCGGATCGGGAAATACACCGCCGCCGGTGAGGCAAAGTCGATCGCGCTGCTGGGCAATGCGGCGGTGATCCTGCCCGAACTGGTCCGTCGCGGCGTGCGCCCCGACGCGGTCACCGACCAGACCAGCGCGCATGACCCGGTGCACGGCTACCTGCCGATCGGGCTGACCGTGGAGGAGTGGCAGGAGGGACAGCGCGATTCTCCCGGCCGGATCCGCGACGCGGCGATGCACTCGATGCGCAAGCACGTCGAGGCGATGCTGGAGTTCCATGCGCAGGGCATTCCGACCTTCGACTATGGCAACAACATCCGCCAGATGGCGTTCAACGACGGCTGCACCAACGCCTTTGACTTCCCCGGCTTCGTTCCCGCCTATGTGCGTCCGCTGTTCTGCAAGGGCATCGGTCCATTCCGATGGGTCGCGCTGAGCGGCGACCCGGAGGACATCTACCGGACTGACGCCAAGGTCAAGGAACTCATTCCCGACGACGCCCACCTGCACACCTGGCTGGACATGGCGCGCGATCGCATCGAGTTCCAGGGCCTGCCGGCGCGCATCTGCTGGGTCGGCCTGGGCCTGCGCGACAAGCTGGGCCTGGCGTTCAACGAAATGGTCCGCAACGGTGAGCTGAAGGCGCCGGTGGTGATCGGCCGCGATCATCTCGACAGTGGTTCGGTCGCCTCGCCCAACCGCGAGACCGAGTCAATGCGCGACGGCAGCGACGCGGTGTCCGACTGGCCGCTGCTCAACGCGATGCTCAATGTGGCCGGCGGCGCGACCTGGGTGTCACTGCACCACGGCGGCGGCGTGGGCATGGGCTACTCGCAGCACTCCGGCGTGGTCATCGTCTGCGACGGCAGCGAGGCCGCCGACAAGCGCATCGCGCACGTCCTGTGGAACGACCCCGCGACCGGCGTCATGCGGCACGCAGACGCGGGTTACGAAATCGCCAGGGAGTGCGCGCGCGAGAAGGGCTTGGATCTGCCGATGCTGTAA